A region of Methanobrevibacter wolinii SH DNA encodes the following proteins:
- the metX gene encoding homoserine O-acetyltransferase MetX — protein MKQKSVGQVQTKFFNIDEELHLKSGQTLNHVTIAYETYGELNKEKNNAILVCHALTGDAHAAGWHEGDKKPGWWEIIIGPGKALDTNKYFIISSNVLGGCKGTTGPASINPETNKEYGLSFPFITISDMVHAQKKLVDSFGIKKLLCVIGGSMGGMQVLQWAIDYPDFIKKIIPIATTARSTPQQIAFNEVARQSIVKDSNWNGGDYYDGPHPEDGLSVARMIAHITYLSEESMYQKFGRDLQDKNELSYNFDSDPDFQVESYLHHQGETFVKRFDANSYLYVTKAIDYFDLADNDSLVDGLKNIKAKTQLISIDSDWLYTTEQSAEILKALQANGVDVNFTEITSSKGHDAFFIEAGQLNYIIGQFLSDNVVEDLMETNVPTLNYNGSLKDAAKLMLDEHLTHVPIVKNNKLIGIITSWDLSKAIAINCNDLKEVMTTDVQFCTPDEAITDIANQMKKYDISCMPVVNDDLEVVGLISTDLISHLVSNL, from the coding sequence ATGAAACAAAAATCAGTTGGTCAAGTTCAAACTAAATTTTTTAATATTGATGAAGAACTTCATTTAAAATCTGGCCAGACTTTAAATCATGTAACTATAGCATATGAAACTTATGGTGAATTAAATAAAGAAAAAAATAATGCTATTTTAGTCTGTCATGCACTAACTGGTGATGCTCATGCTGCAGGATGGCATGAAGGTGATAAAAAACCAGGATGGTGGGAAATAATTATTGGTCCAGGAAAAGCTTTGGATACTAATAAATATTTTATTATATCCTCAAATGTATTAGGTGGTTGTAAAGGAACTACTGGTCCAGCATCTATAAATCCAGAAACAAATAAAGAATATGGTCTTAGTTTCCCATTTATAACTATATCTGACATGGTTCATGCACAGAAAAAACTAGTTGATTCTTTTGGAATTAAAAAATTATTATGTGTAATTGGAGGAAGTATGGGTGGTATGCAGGTTCTTCAATGGGCAATTGATTATCCTGATTTTATTAAAAAAATTATTCCAATTGCAACTACAGCAAGATCAACTCCACAGCAAATAGCTTTTAATGAAGTTGCAAGACAATCTATTGTTAAAGATTCTAATTGGAATGGTGGAGATTATTATGATGGTCCACATCCAGAAGATGGTTTATCTGTAGCACGTATGATTGCACATATTACTTATCTTTCTGAAGAATCTATGTATCAAAAATTTGGACGTGACCTTCAAGATAAAAATGAATTAAGTTATAATTTTGATAGTGATCCTGATTTTCAGGTAGAAAGTTATCTTCATCATCAAGGTGAAACCTTTGTTAAAAGATTTGATGCTAATAGTTATCTTTATGTAACAAAGGCAATTGATTATTTTGATCTTGCAGATAATGATTCTCTTGTAGATGGTCTTAAAAATATTAAAGCTAAAACACAATTAATATCAATTGATTCTGATTGGTTATATACTACTGAACAATCTGCTGAGATATTAAAAGCACTTCAAGCAAATGGAGTAGATGTTAATTTTACTGAGATTACGTCAAGTAAAGGACATGATGCATTCTTTATTGAAGCAGGACAATTAAATTATATTATTGGTCAATTTTTATCTGATAATGTTGTAGAAGATTTAATGGAAACTAATGTTCCAACACTTAATTATAATGGAAGCCTTAAAGATGCTGCTAAATTAATGTTAGATGAACACTTAACTCATGTTCCTATTGTTAAAAATAATAAATTAATTGGAATTATTACATCTTGGGATTTATCTAAAGCAATTGCTATTAATTGCAATGATTTAAAAGAAGTTATGACTACAGATGTTCAATTTTGTACTCCAGATGAAGCTATTACTGATATAGCAAATCAAATGAAGAAGTATGATATTTCATGTATGCCTGTTGTAAATGATGATTTAGAAGTTGTTGGTCTAATTTCTACTGATTTAATTAGTCATTTAGTGAGTAATTTATAG